The segment GCTTTGATGTGGATCccaaaatcttctaagtgttgcCTGATCCACAGCAATTGAGAACAACAAGCTGCAGCAGCTACgtattcagcttcagcagtTGAGAGAACTACAGAGTTCTGCTTCCTAGTGCCCCAAGAGACaagtgatgatccaaggaaatgagccatTCCAGAGGTGCTTttcctgtcaacttgataacctgcaaaatcagcatctgcaaagccaaccagatcaaaagtatcacctgcaggataaaagagaaccaggtcccctATTTTCTTCAGGTATCTGAGAATGCGTTTTGCAGCCTTCAGAtgtgaatcacgaggacatgcttgaaacctggcacacattccaacactgTAAACAATATCAGGCCTGCTAGCAGTCAGATATAGCAAGGAGCCAATGATTCCTTTGTACATTGTCTGATTCACGAGGGGATCAGATTCTTCTACTATCATCTTGGAATTTATTCCCATAGGAGTGTCAATAGGTTtggaatcaaacatattgaatttcttcaacaGCTCTTTGATGTACTTCTCCTGGCATATTGAAGttccatttgatgattgcttgattcGCAGCCCCAGAAAGAATGTCAACtcacccatcatactcatttcaaACTCCCTTCCCATTAATGATGAGACTCTTCACAGAGATGTTCTGaagtagctccaaaaattatgtcatccacataaacttgaatgataagcaattcttgttctctttttagTAAGAACAAAGTATTGTCTATCTTGCCTCTTTTGAAACCATTCTTCAGCAGAAACTTTGACAATCTTTCATACCAAGCTCTTGGAGCTTGTTTCAGACCATATAATGCCTTATTTAAtctgaacacatgatttggTAGCTCTGCATCTTCGAAACCAGGAGGTTGCTTGACATACACCTCCTCTTTGAGATCTCCATTAAGAAAtgcactcttcacatccatttgatacagctTGATCCCCATAAAAGCAACAAAAGCTATTAAGATTCTAATAGCTTCAATTCTGGCAACaggtgcaaaagtctcatcatagtcaattccttcttcttgattgtatccttgcaccaccagcctggatttatttctagtaataactccattttcatcaagtttgttGCTGAATACCCACCTAGTTCCTATTATTGTTCTGCCTTCAAgtcgaggaaccaggtaccataccttacttctttcaaactgatgaagttcttcttgcatagaaTTAATACAGTCTGCATCACTTAATGCTTCTTTGACATTCTTAggctcaatagatgatatgaatgctgagaatgcaactagatttcttgtttttgatctagtttGAATCCCAGAATTCAAGGGAGAAATGAGATTATCAAGAGGGTGTGATGAACTATGCTTCCATCCTGACCTTGCAGCAGACTGATTTGGCAGAtcatcatgatcttcttcatcagGAGTGACATCATCTTCTGGGGAGTCTAATGTACTCTGGCTGGAGTTTTGAGTAGTACCAGGTACCCTATCATCCTGTTCAACCTCAGCATCCTCTTCAGGTGGACTGTGATTCTGATCATCACAATCATTATTCAGTTGTTGATCTGCGTCAGTTTCAGCCCCTTCAATCTTCTTGGATGTTAGCATTTTGAgtacatcatcatcatcatttgatccatcattcttcaagcttccattttcatcaaacacaacatgaatgctttcttcaatgcattgTGTTCGTTTATTGAATATTCTGTAGGCTTTGctggatgaagaatatccaacaaatacTCCTTTATCAATTCtgggatcaaattttcccagatcATCCTTCCCATTATTCAGCACAAAACATCTGCATCCAAAAGCTCTAAGATAGTTCAGCATTGGCTTCCTGTTGTTGAGCAGTTCGTATGGAGTCTTGTTCAACACAGCTCTTATTAGACACCTGTTGGTAACATGACATGCTGTGTTAACAGCTTCAGCCCAGAAACTTTGAGAaagatttgattcaataatcatagttctAGCAATGTTCACCAAAgttctgttctttctctctaccacaccattttgttgaggagttcttggagcagaGAAGTTGTGGCTTGTACCATTTTCCATACAGAATCTATCCAATGTTGAGTTTTCAAACTCTGTGCCATGATCAGATCTAATGTTGCAAAcaacttgattcaatttggtttgaatcattttgaagaatacCACCAGTTCATCAGCTGTCTCTGCCTTTGATCTCAAAAATCTCGTCCAGGTGTATCTTGAATAgtcatcaacaatcaccaaGATGTACTTCTTTCCATTTCTGCTTTGAACCTTCAAGGGTCCACAGAGGTCCATGTGAAGCAGCTCTAAGGTTCTTGATGATGTAACCTGATTCTTGGGTTTGAATGATGATCTGATTTGCTTTCCTTTAACACAagcttcacatattttattttcagcaaacttcaTTTTGGGCAACTCTCGGACCAGGTCCTTTGAAATCAACTTATTCAATAAAGATGAACTCACATGTCCCAGCCTACGATGCCAGAGATCAGCATTTTTATTTTGAGCACTGAGACATGTTAAGTCATCTCCATGAGAGATTTCCAAGTTtgccacatacatatttttacttctgtgtGCAATAAGAATTACCTTGTTTGTAGTTAAACTCACCACAGTGCATTTTTCAGAAGTAAATTTGACCTCATTTCCTTTGTCACAGATTTGTGACACACTTAGCAAGCTGTACTTCAACCCCTCCACatggtaaacattgtcaattgaatcttcaagagatcttcctactttaccaactcccaaaatgtaccccttcttGCCATCACCAAATGAGACACCTCCACCTTGGAgggtcttgagtgagaggaagttctttacatcaccagtcatatgtttagagcagccactatccatataccaacattgactactgctcctctcactcacctgcaccaaaaatcacttggtaagcttgggaacccatttcagcTTGAGTTCCCAGTAGGCAGACAAAGGAGTGATCATATTGTACTTGGCCCAATGTGGTAGACTTTGAATCTTTCTAACAAAGGACCTAGGAGCAGGAACagattttctctttgaaaatttGTGAGTTGAGACAGGTTCTTTAGGACCAGGTTTCTCATTTGGTACATTCTGTCTTTCAGCATAATTAGAGTATCTTTCACATGAGTTTTTCCAGCTAACATACTCATTCTTCAAATGTCCATTCTTACCACAATGCAGACACAACAGATTGTCAGACACAAACACATTGTTACTGTGAGGATTATAAGGAGGACTTATGTTTAGacttcctagtcctttcttattgaaattactctgatttgtcaCATTTGACAACAGTTTTGAGGATTTGGTCCACTTAAGAGTTTTTCAAGTTCCTCCTTAAGTTTCACAACATCCTGTTCTAATTTGTTATTCCTTTCAAGTGACAATCTGAGATTTGTCTcggagtttttcaatttttcttgaatttcagctTGCAAACTGTTTGTCTTTGCATTCAacttttcagcttcttcagtaaACTGACACAACTAATGCTTAAGTTCAGAATTTTTTAACTCTAGAGACACCATTCTTGCCATTGTCTCTTCAAATTGaactttgttttcagttaaaatttcaagttcagcATTCATGGCATCTCTTTCAGATGTTAAATCTATCACAGAATCTCGCATGACTTTTGCCAAGGTTCTTAATTtcttaagagaatatttatccaagtcaATTTTCATGTCAAGAAGAGTTACCTgcttgtcttcttcttcattttttgtgtgtgccatgagagcaaacatttcattgaagacaATTTCCTCCTCATGCACAGCAACCATAGACACATCTTTTGGCTCATCAGGATCTTCTGAATCACTGGAAGAATCCCCCAATGCAGCAAGAGCTCTTTTGACAACCATATCAGCAGCAGCTTTACGATCTCTGTTTCCAAGTACCAGGtcccttttgttttctttgtcaCCCCTGTGTTTTTTATGTTCCTTGTTTTCAGTCTTGAGCAAAGGACACTCTCTGATGAAGTGTCAAGattttccacacttgtagcaaGTATCTCCTTGAGCAGCATTTCGAGTcccatttgttcctcttttatacattttgttctttctcacaatcttttgaaatctactgatgagatatgccatatcatcatcatcacttgaatcttcatctgatttatacttcaacatcaatgaTTTGTCCTTCTTGATTTCCCTTTTTGACAAATCATAGTTTCGATTCATCTCATATATTTTAAGATTGCCAATCAAGGCATCCATGGTCAGCACCTTCAAGTCATTAGCTTCAGTAATAGCATCAACTTTGCTCTCCGAAGACTTTGGAAGAATTCGAAGCACTTTCCTGACTTGTTTGgtcatgcttataggttcaccCAAACTTCGCAACTCATTTGTAATAGAAGAAAACTTGGTGAACATGTCATGTATagtttctccttccttcattttgaagttatCATATCGTGAGGTGAGCATATCAATCTTGGATTTtttgacttgttcagttccttcatgtGCAGTCAACAAGCAATCCCAAATTTCTTTAGCAGACTCACAGGCTGAAACTCTGTTgtactcatcaggtcctatcccacagaccagaagagttttagctttgaaacccttttcaatctttttcctgtCGGCATCATCATATTTCTGCATGGGCTTTGGAACAGTAATGGTCCTTTCTCCATCCTTTACTTCCATCATTGGAACAAAGGGTCCATCTAGTATAATATCCCATAACTCGCTATCTTCAGCCATGAGATAGTcatgcattctaactttccaccaactgtagaagtgtccattgaaacgaggaggtctgtgtgatgactgaccttcttcgaggttaagtggagctgccattcttaaaacaaaatcacttccttggtgttaaccaaatagGTAGTGCCTGCTTtgataccacttgatagaatgtatgccttcacttaacgAGTAATGGACTAGGTCCCTTACTTTACTTCAGAAAATTACCAggaagttaaatgcagtaaaatcaacacaatgattttacgtggaaacctccttgcttaagggagtaaaaccacgacctgtctcacgggattttcaatcgttttcactaatattcaaaagcaaaagtgaaacacgattacaccaaacgtaagaaagagttatcaatcttaccgttaagcaatagacctctattgctcaacaagccaaagtagaaaaacaatctacccactaagctatcccacctggacaacctagactttgaacacaacacaccaattcctttatagatttaggagtggtttacaatttaagaacaagagaataaattcctaaacaactagacgaaaagctccagatGTTGCTGTTGTCCTAGGAATGattctgcctttgctttgtATTAGCCTCTGCAAGAATTCTTGAAAagtgtttatcaagttgcaaaaactagagaaaagtgtttaggaaagtgccttttatatggacaagtcattttcctaaacttctttgccatGGCTGGAAGGgtcacactttctgacgccatcgggaagtgtgcacctactttctgcaCCATCTCCAGCTGGCAGTTGACCGGCTCGtcatcatgagagcctggtacctctattaggtccctgagttttgtttcatctgcaatacttCGAACAATacacctgcaatactcaagtagaaaacccggtacctttatgaggtccctaagtttgtcaaatcatcaaaactacaaataacagttttattgttttttctacTTCAACTTGAGGATTATGCTTTCTCCCCTTTTTGCTAACTATTACTAGTGATAATAGAATAGAATTAGAAGATTTGTTTTCGTAAGATGGACAACCTGTTGAGTTTTGGATATTATTGAAAGTAAGGCTTGTTTCATCTAAGATTAAGATGAATTAAGAGAAGCCACTGCAAACTAGATGGAGAGAAAGCTATGGATGATTCCAAAACATGTACTATTTGATGAACTTTTCACGCCCTGAGCTACCTCCGAGATGAGGATAccgaacctaggaccacaagtgatcccaagctgaCCCTGCTGGCAAGATCATGAGcatattaaagataataaattgaatGCATAAGCTAAATCAtgatataaattgaaaatatggggaatacccatatactaaaactgagatatatgaaaattgatgagtttaatacaaagaagttattaactcaacactaagcttaaactaactatgtctgaaaatagcctttAAACTTAGTACAAATGCTGGGAAAGGCTCCAACTAAGTCTAGCAAGaactgaaactaaaagactaaatactgaaaagaaactcatgactattgtcctcgcaGAATGAGGGCTCACCACTGAATCTCCAGAACTAGAGATCGAAAATCGATCTAAGCGCgatctggatgttgagaacctgaacctacatcaagagaagatgtagcatatgtatgcgtcagtacttgaaggtattgagcatgtaagatagaataaagctgaaataatacataactaaacaaacacaaaagcaagtatataatctgaacatgatatattgAGTTtgagctaactagatgcaaatgaccaatttataacatgctgaaactgaatactgaatatactgataaatggtcaatgcaagagagttTGACTTAATTGTGGGAGCtcctaataaccgataataaaattacattagctaaatgtggagttcgATGTGTACGTCCCATCGAGAgtacccaatataccctgccagaggtataaaagcatgctggcatgatcactaaactcatgcccacaaaggggacttacaccctacttggctagtagttctcgGACTAAGTGGGTAGTTGAACCTTATTCCAACTTGGTATTATCCTACTCCTATTGACTTATgtagataattaattatttttgaatttctgtaaatattggatagctgaaaactgaacatgcaaactgagaatgcaacatttaatctgaTAATAATGCtttaataactgaggcatgtatgactgaataactgaaatatcaTACATAGCAtttgtaattcaagaactaaagaaatacatagctagggttctgaaattaatgtaattatttgagtaataacatgataatctgatttggaacatataactactaaattcataaagttctgtcgaagttctagaaaccctaggtctaatcatgataagagaatcaagaatctcactGAAAattagggacctaatgggtgaaaggaacccacttgtgaaatcccacatacctggtgatgaaattcacagaGAAATATTTAGACTTCGGGGTTGGAACTATTGGAACCTTATTGCATTCTTGaatagggttcttgacctttttctcatttcttgcttctaattttctaagtttagattaataatttgacttaggtaagttttagttatgtttctaggattaaactgactaaaatctgataaTTTAGGAtcaaaacgacgtatcttagagtttaaatgaagtgggaaaagaccaaaagacccctgagttaaTTGATGTCAGACCAAACGTCGACCTGGACTAACGGTCCGTCATTCAATCGACGGTTCGTCGTCTGTTCAATGgacctttactaaaacgggcataactttttactcagtGTTCTGATATTAGCAAggttggtggctatggaaagataatttaattatctatttttggacatgtcatgggacacctaatgaATATTattctaagagttatgatcaattaAAATTGACCCAGCTACATTTCCCCTCTAACTGTTGGTTAACTTCCATTTATGGTTAGACCTACTATCGTAGATCGAACGATGGTCCGTGCTGGTAAACCGTGGTTCGtatcagagagtgggtgaatggggtgTCAATCGACGGACTCAGACTACGGACCGTATTCTGACCTACGAATCGTAGGTCTGTCTGTCGATCAAGACTAAGCCAAATAATCTGAACTAAGTTTTTGGGGGGTTTCTGACTTAATCGACGGatgtgcaagacggaccgtgGGTTAGACTACGATCCGTGGATTGAAACTGTCGAGTGCACCTGCAAATTTTCTGAAAATCTAATTTTGTTCTATTTTGACACGAGGTATTACAGAACTAGATCCCAAAGATGAGaaaatagataataaatttaaaatttcatcacATGTCATGTTCTTGCATACAAATTATAAGCAAGTAGAACTGTAAAGACAGTATATGGTCAAGTGTTATAAGATAGACATTTTACATTaccaatcaatatatatataaagctgaATATAGAAAAGTTGATGTGGCATGTCTATATGACCTTCATTCCAATTTATCTTTTCTCTcaattttttgaactttttattttatttttttaaataataatctaCTAAATACATCTAATGCATCTATTAACTTATAATTAAAGAGGACAATGAAAAGTTTttacataaatgatatttttattgttcTAATGGAGTATGAAGAGTTATAACGGTTGTCAATAACTTATtacaatcaaataaaaagtataaaataggAGAGCACATAATCTGAAAGTAACCAATAAAATTCCAATTTcactgcaaaaaaaaatataaaaaaaattactaccTCGTGTAAATCAAGAATTTTGATTTGTCTATACAAATGAAGTTATGCATGAGAGCACATAATCGATAAGTAAGTTGACGAAATGGAAGAATTATTGCAATAGAAGATATACTACTTCAGGTAATTGACTTTTTGTAAAGTTTTGTTgcctcaaataaataaaaaatttatttgtttgtacAAATGAAGTCAGACAAGAGGATATGAAGGTAAATTAACAAAATTGAAGAATCATTCCACAAGAAGATTTACTGCTTCAggttaatcaaaattttaatttgttatataaatgaattcattagaatatacttgtgcaagTTTAATCATTTTATGCCAACGAAAATTATATCAACGGATCTATCCAAATTGTACAATGGAATTCTATATAGAAATTCAATATACCAAAGATTGAGAAACATCTAAATGTCCTCTAATATTCAGTTTGTAAATCGTAAAAATAATGTCTGAAGTAtagttttctaattttattctttttttttcacaaataaaaagTGAATAAAAAGATGAGGCAAGAAATagcaagattaaaaaaaagaagacattAGTAAATTTTTTCTAATAGTATAGAATAAATTTAGTgtgatataatttgaaaaaaataaagagatgaGACACAACATTGCAACTTGCaagatgaaaggaaaaaaatatatagtagtGGACTTAGTAAACAGTAaaagaaaggtaaaaaaaaaaaggaaagattttttttaagtaactacatacaataaaaataaacacaagaaaGGAAAACAAATGTAAAAacgttatttttaattatttttccataactacttctctctctttcttctttattatataACATCTTAAatagaagaatatatatatatatatatatatatatatatatatatatatatattataaatgcgagtaaattatattatattaagtaaaaaatgaaaggaagatcaagaagacaaaagaaagaattttttgtaagtgactaaaataaaaataaatacggATATTTTGTAagtaactaaaattaaaataaacacaagaaagaaaaacaaaacgttagttttttttagtttttggttaactacttctctctctttcttctttataatataacattttaaatagaaaaaatttataaatatatatatatatattataaattcattaaatttattttttagaattttttaaaagtataataCATTAGAGAGGAATTTAAGAAAAAGTGACAAATTGTAGTGCGTAGGGACTAGGGAGagaaacaaacataatatttaaattttatttcactgATTTTAtagatcaaaagaaaaaattgtaaagaagaaaacaagtttcaataataatagtaaattatgataataagGAGGAGAGATAAATAAGATTTtctctttaaatttataaaa is part of the Solanum lycopersicum chromosome 1, SLM_r2.1 genome and harbors:
- the LOC138341847 gene encoding uncharacterized protein, with product MAAPLNLEEGQSSHRPPRFNGHFYSWWKVRMHDYLMAEDSELWDIILDGPFVPMMEVKDGERTITVPKPMQKYDDADRKKIEKGFKAKTLLVCGIGPDEYNRVSACESAKEIWDCLLTAHEGTEQVKKSKIDMLTSRYDNFKMKEGETIHDMFTKFSSITNELRSLGEPISMTKQVRKVLRILPKSSESKVDAITEANDLKVLTMDALIGNLKIYEMNRNYDLSKREIKKDKSLMLKYKSDEDSSDDDDMAYLISRFQKIVRKNKMYKRGTNGTRNAAQGDTCYKGDKENKRDLVLGNRDRKAAADMVVKRALAALGDSSSDSEDPDEPKDVSMVAVHEEEIVFNEMFALMAHTKNEEEDKQVTLLDMKIDLDKYSLKKLRTLAKVMRDSVIDLTSERDAMNAELEILTENKVQFEETMARMFTEEAEKLNAKTNSLQAEIQEKLKNSETNLRLSLERNNKLEQDVVKLKEELEKLLSGPNPQNCCQINNVFVSDNLLCLHCGKNGHLKNEYVSWKNSCERYSNYAERQNVPNEKPGPKEPVSTHKFSKRKSVPAPRSFVRKIQSLPHWAKYNMITPLSAYWELKLKWVPKLTK